A region of the Polaribacter sp. L3A8 genome:
TGTACCGGTAGAAGACCTTGATGTTTCTAAACAATTTGAGCGTTCTCTTAAAAAATCTGGAATTAAAGTAATGACAAATTCTTCTGTAGAATCTGTTGATACTTCTGGTGAAGGTGTTGTTGCAACCGTAAAAACTAAAAAAGGTGAAGAGACTTTAACTGCTGACATTTTATTATCTGCAGTTGGAATTAAATCTAACTTAGAAAATATTGGATTAGAAGATGTTGGTATTATTGTTGACAGAGATAAAATCTTAGTAAACGATTTTTACCAAACAAATATACCTGGTTATTATGCTATTGGCGATGTGGTTCCTGGACAAGCATTGGCACACGTTGCTTCTGCAGAAGGAATTACTTGTGTAGAGAAATTAGCTGGTTTACATACAGAACCAATAGATTACGGAAACGTACCAGGTTGTACGTATGCGTCTCCAGAAATTGCATCTGTTGGTATGACAGAAGCAAAAGCAAAAGAGGCTGGTTACGAATTAAAAATAGGTAAATTCCCTTTTTCTGCATCTGGTAAAGCAAGTGCAGCTGGTAACAAAGATGGTTTTGTAAAAGTAATTTTTGATGCTAAATATGGCGAATGGTTAGGTTGCCATATGATTGGTGCTGGTGTTACAGATATGATTGCTGAAGCAGTTTTAGGTAGAAAATTAGAAACTACTGGACATGAAGTTTTAAAAACAATTCACCCTCATCCAACAATGAGTGAAGCTGTTATGGAAGCAGTTGCAGATGCTTATGATGAAGTAATTCACTTATAAGAAAATACATAATATGTTATTCTTTGTTTAAGCAAGGGATTTCAACTACATAAATTGTACTTTAATCGAAAAACCAAAGCAACTTGCTTTGGTTTTTTTGTATATTTATACTATTAATAACCATAAAGAAAGAATTAAAATGAAAGCAAAATATCAAAGTGTACTTAACCTAGGTGAAGAATTAGCAATTAAA
Encoded here:
- the lpdA gene encoding dihydrolipoyl dehydrogenase — protein: MKYDIIIIGSGPGGYVAGIRASQLGFKVAIVEKSEIGGICLNWGCIPTKALLKSAQVYDYLKHVDQYGLKAEAIDKDFEAIVKRSRGVADGMSKGVQFLMKKNKIDVINGFGKIKTGKKVDVTAEDGTVTEYSADNIIIATGARSRELPNLPQDGKKVIGYRQAMSLPEQPKSMIVVGSGAIGVEFAHFYNSMGTEVTIVEFMPNVVPVEDLDVSKQFERSLKKSGIKVMTNSSVESVDTSGEGVVATVKTKKGEETLTADILLSAVGIKSNLENIGLEDVGIIVDRDKILVNDFYQTNIPGYYAIGDVVPGQALAHVASAEGITCVEKLAGLHTEPIDYGNVPGCTYASPEIASVGMTEAKAKEAGYELKIGKFPFSASGKASAAGNKDGFVKVIFDAKYGEWLGCHMIGAGVTDMIAEAVLGRKLETTGHEVLKTIHPHPTMSEAVMEAVADAYDEVIHL